A single Candidatus Omnitrophota bacterium DNA region contains:
- a CDS encoding PqqD family protein, which produces MKMEWNKIYRKNPDIVSREIDNEMILVPVYRTSKDINEMYTLNRTARDIWNMVDGKNTITDINRKMSASYKVDPHRLEEDLKEFIRDMKEIKAIE; this is translated from the coding sequence ATGAAGATGGAATGGAATAAGATATACAGGAAGAACCCGGATATAGTGTCGCGAGAGATAGATAATGAGATGATACTGGTACCGGTCTACAGGACGAGCAAGGATATAAACGAGATGTACACGCTGAACAGGACGGCCCGGGATATATGGAATATGGTAGACGGCAAGAATACGATCACCGATATAAATAGAAAGATGTCGGCCTCATACAAGGTGGATCCCCACCGGCTCGAGGAAGACCTTAAAGAGTTCATTAGAGACATGAAAGAGATAAAGGCGATAGAGTAG
- a CDS encoding radical SAM protein has product MIKTAPHRSFMDTLLLSRKAGLCRPVHAQIELTYRCNLQCVHCYCKGSEKNGELGLPEWKEILTKLHRSGVLYLEITGGEPLLRDDFTEIYDLARSKGFLITLFTNGSLLTDRLIRHLAEKPPHSIEITLNGITKDTYESITGVEGSFEKVMDAIHKVSCKRLPLVLKSNGLRQNKGEIVAIKKFTEELLGKKRFKFDSFVTPRLDGERTPCDHRLSAREIAGIEGLDAEMSAQREEEFGAWKDIIKYPARKYHCNAHLTHLYITPYGRLRFCHLTDKYSGDLRRSSVSGIMNGAIAHIRREKYRAGSECISCDAREFCHHCPPRAFLETGDEDAAVPYFCELARAKKAQKGRFDVSQRV; this is encoded by the coding sequence GTGATAAAGACGGCCCCTCACAGGAGTTTCATGGATACCCTGCTCTTATCAAGAAAGGCAGGTTTGTGCAGGCCTGTCCATGCGCAGATAGAGCTCACCTACAGATGCAATCTTCAGTGCGTGCATTGTTACTGTAAAGGGTCGGAAAAAAACGGTGAACTGGGCCTGCCGGAATGGAAGGAGATATTAACGAAACTTCACCGCTCCGGTGTACTATACCTGGAGATAACCGGCGGCGAGCCGCTCCTAAGGGACGACTTCACGGAGATATACGATCTTGCGAGGTCGAAAGGTTTTTTAATAACATTATTCACGAACGGGTCATTGCTCACCGACCGGCTCATACGACACCTTGCCGAGAAACCTCCCCATTCGATAGAAATAACATTGAACGGCATAACGAAAGATACGTATGAATCGATCACCGGGGTCGAGGGGTCCTTTGAGAAGGTGATGGATGCTATACATAAAGTGTCTTGTAAGCGGCTCCCTCTCGTCTTGAAATCCAACGGTCTCAGGCAGAACAAGGGCGAGATAGTCGCTATAAAAAAGTTCACCGAAGAGTTATTGGGGAAGAAGAGATTCAAATTCGACTCTTTTGTGACGCCGCGCCTGGACGGAGAGAGGACTCCCTGTGACCACCGGCTTTCCGCACGCGAGATAGCCGGGATAGAGGGTTTGGATGCCGAAATGAGCGCCCAGAGGGAAGAAGAGTTCGGGGCATGGAAGGATATCATAAAATACCCGGCACGCAAGTACCATTGTAATGCGCACCTTACGCATCTATATATAACGCCTTATGGGAGGTTGAGGTTCTGCCATCTGACGGACAAATATTCCGGCGACCTGCGCAGGTCTTCCGTATCGGGCATAATGAACGGCGCGATCGCGCATATCCGCAGAGAGAAATACAGGGCAGGCTCAGAATGCATAAGTTGTGATGCAAGGGAGTTCTGCCATCACTGCCCGCCGCGCGCATTCCTTGAGACAGGAGACGAAGACGCGGCGGTGCCGTACTTTTGCGAATTGGCGCGCGCAAAGAAGGCGCAAAAAGGGCGGTTTGACGTATCCCAGAGAGTATGA